From Denitrovibrio acetiphilus DSM 12809, the proteins below share one genomic window:
- a CDS encoding ABC transporter permease, protein MTASALVILIFFIFVIIMTSSRGMKLEKQIGIAGIRSIVQMFAMGFALEYIFRLDNVWHVLYFGAFMAVFASYTASSRLDIDCKCHKRAFFTIYASSMLALLPVFLSGAVPVKMSAVLPVAGMALGNSMNAYTLTLDRLRAESSSHLASIEGMLALGLNIKTATKEAVNTSIKAGMMPVLNNIASLGVVLLPGLATGLLMAGVKPLTAVTYQLVIMYMLLAVNILTSVLACRMFTIRVLRAASSEGNE, encoded by the coding sequence ATGACTGCATCAGCACTGGTTATTTTAATCTTTTTTATATTTGTCATAATAATGACTTCCAGTCGGGGGATGAAACTTGAAAAGCAGATAGGAATTGCTGGAATAAGGTCTATTGTCCAGATGTTTGCCATGGGGTTTGCGCTGGAGTATATCTTCAGGCTTGATAATGTCTGGCATGTTCTGTATTTTGGGGCATTTATGGCTGTTTTTGCTTCATATACAGCAAGTTCGCGTCTGGATATTGATTGTAAGTGTCATAAAAGAGCATTTTTTACCATATACGCGTCTTCTATGCTTGCTCTGCTGCCGGTTTTTCTTTCCGGTGCGGTTCCGGTTAAAATGAGTGCAGTGCTTCCCGTTGCAGGTATGGCACTGGGGAACTCTATGAATGCTTATACTCTCACTCTGGACAGGCTGCGTGCTGAGAGCAGTTCGCATCTTGCTTCTATCGAGGGTATGCTTGCTCTCGGGCTTAACATAAAGACTGCTACAAAAGAGGCTGTGAATACATCAATAAAAGCTGGAATGATGCCTGTGCTGAATAACATAGCATCCCTTGGCGTTGTGCTTCTGCCGGGGCTTGCGACAGGATTGCTCATGGCAGGGGTGAAGCCTCTCACCGCTGTGACATATCAGCTTGTGATAATGTATATGCTTTTGGCTGTAAATATTCTTACGTCTGTTTTAGCGTGCCGTATGTTTACTATTCGGGTGTTGAGGGCTGCTTCGAGCGAGGGGAATGAATGA
- the pap gene encoding polyphosphate:AMP phosphotransferase, with product MFEGFLTDSKMPKEEYEAKLLDLRTDLIRTQYKFKEYKRPMLLVLTGIDGAGKGEMANALADVMDSRLMEVKTFWEESSEEAERPYYWRFWNAMPMGGKLGVFFNGWYERAIRMQIEGEEPEAAFVRKMEEAAKFERMLALDGAVIVKVWAHITKKEQKKRHEKFKNSKEVSERANWYYSKYDKITETAETAYRSTHTEFAPWEFIDCTDKRYREIRFLQIILDAMKKALDGLLPKSTTADTNGISFPDRLAGIDLSKTQDNYKKELNSLIAEIKPLAWEAYDKGLSTMLVFEGWDAAGKGGCIRRLLRAVDLRLSKVISIAAPTEEELSRHYLWRFWRQVPRAGCISIFDRSWYGRVLVERIEGYTPPPVWFRAYDEINDFEAHLSDRGMMLLKFFLHISAEEQMNRFQQREDTPWKQHKITEDDYRNRDKTPAYYDAYNEMFFKTDTQNAPWFVIPANDKKFARVQVLKTVRDALIKKLKNNDK from the coding sequence ATGTTTGAAGGATTTTTGACTGATTCAAAGATGCCGAAAGAAGAGTATGAAGCAAAGCTCCTTGACCTGAGAACTGACCTCATCCGCACTCAATACAAATTTAAAGAATACAAACGCCCGATGCTTCTTGTGCTGACAGGCATTGACGGTGCAGGGAAAGGGGAAATGGCTAACGCCCTTGCAGACGTTATGGATTCGAGGCTAATGGAAGTAAAGACCTTCTGGGAGGAGTCCAGCGAAGAGGCGGAAAGACCTTACTACTGGCGGTTCTGGAATGCTATGCCCATGGGCGGGAAGCTGGGCGTCTTCTTTAACGGATGGTACGAACGCGCTATAAGGATGCAGATAGAAGGGGAAGAACCGGAAGCGGCGTTCGTCAGAAAGATGGAAGAGGCAGCGAAATTTGAGCGGATGCTGGCACTTGACGGCGCAGTTATCGTAAAAGTATGGGCACATATTACCAAAAAAGAGCAAAAGAAAAGACATGAGAAATTCAAGAACTCTAAAGAAGTATCGGAACGGGCTAATTGGTATTACTCAAAATATGACAAAATAACAGAAACGGCAGAAACTGCCTACAGATCCACACATACGGAATTTGCCCCATGGGAATTCATAGACTGCACGGACAAAAGATACAGAGAGATACGGTTTCTTCAGATTATCCTTGATGCCATGAAGAAAGCCCTTGACGGTTTGCTGCCGAAAAGTACAACAGCAGACACAAATGGCATTTCGTTCCCTGACAGACTTGCCGGCATTGACCTCAGTAAAACTCAGGATAATTATAAGAAAGAGCTTAACAGCCTCATTGCAGAGATTAAACCTCTGGCATGGGAAGCATACGACAAAGGACTGAGCACCATGCTGGTTTTCGAAGGGTGGGATGCCGCAGGGAAGGGGGGCTGTATCAGAAGACTTCTGCGCGCAGTTGATCTTCGCCTTTCAAAAGTGATTTCTATCGCAGCCCCAACAGAAGAAGAGCTCTCACGTCATTACTTATGGCGGTTCTGGCGTCAGGTTCCCAGAGCAGGCTGTATCAGCATTTTTGACCGCTCGTGGTACGGACGCGTCCTTGTGGAGAGGATAGAGGGGTATACTCCTCCGCCTGTTTGGTTCAGAGCCTACGATGAGATAAATGACTTCGAAGCGCATCTCTCTGACAGAGGCATGATGTTGTTGAAATTTTTCCTGCACATCAGTGCTGAGGAACAGATGAACCGTTTCCAGCAGCGTGAAGATACGCCGTGGAAGCAGCACAAGATAACCGAAGACGACTACCGCAACAGAGACAAGACTCCTGCATATTACGATGCCTATAACGAAATGTTTTTCAAAACAGATACACAGAATGCCCCGTGGTTCGTTATTCCGGCAAATGACAAAAAATTTGCACGGGTTCAGGTTCTGAAAACTGTCCGTGACGCTCTGATAAAAAAACTAAAAAACAATGACAAATAA
- the rfbA gene encoding glucose-1-phosphate thymidylyltransferase RfbA translates to MKGIILAGGSGTRLYPATQVLCKQLLPIYDKPMIYYPLSTLMLAGIREILIISTPEDTPKFQELFKDGAELGLKLSYAIQEKPNGLAEAFIIGEKFIGKDTVCMILGDNLFYGSGLSGMLQQAKKDIENMGGASLFGYYVDDPDRYGVADFDNEGKVLSIEEKPKKPKSNYAVTGLYFYDNRVSEIAKNVKPSARGELEITSVNNAYLEMNNVRIKLFGRGFAWLDTGTHESLLEASEFIHIIEKRVGVKIACLEEIAFNKGWITSEQVMKKAKLMEKNEYGKFLKSVIEHKIASF, encoded by the coding sequence ATGAAGGGAATAATCCTTGCCGGAGGTTCCGGCACACGTCTTTATCCGGCAACACAAGTGCTTTGCAAACAACTTCTCCCTATTTATGATAAACCAATGATCTACTATCCGCTTTCAACACTCATGCTTGCGGGGATCAGAGAAATTCTCATAATAAGCACACCAGAAGACACTCCTAAATTTCAGGAGCTTTTTAAAGACGGTGCTGAACTGGGGTTAAAACTTAGCTATGCTATTCAGGAAAAGCCTAACGGTCTTGCAGAAGCCTTTATAATCGGCGAAAAGTTCATCGGTAAAGATACCGTCTGTATGATATTGGGGGATAACCTCTTTTACGGCAGCGGACTTTCAGGAATGCTCCAGCAAGCAAAAAAAGATATTGAGAACATGGGTGGAGCATCCCTCTTTGGATACTATGTCGATGACCCTGACAGATACGGTGTTGCAGATTTTGACAATGAAGGAAAAGTTCTGTCCATTGAAGAAAAACCCAAAAAACCTAAGTCAAACTACGCTGTTACCGGACTTTACTTTTATGACAACAGAGTCTCTGAAATTGCTAAAAATGTTAAACCATCTGCAAGAGGTGAGCTTGAAATCACATCTGTCAACAATGCATACCTTGAAATGAACAATGTGCGTATCAAACTTTTCGGACGAGGTTTTGCATGGCTGGACACAGGAACACATGAAAGCCTGCTGGAAGCATCGGAGTTCATCCATATCATTGAAAAACGTGTGGGTGTTAAGATTGCCTGTCTCGAAGAGATTGCGTTTAACAAAGGCTGGATAACATCAGAGCAAGTTATGAAAAAAGCAAAACTGATGGAAAAAAATGAATACGGCAAATTTCTTAAAAGTGTCATAGAACACAAAATAGCTTCTTTCTGA